Sequence from the Actinocatenispora sera genome:
CGACGTGGTTGAGTACGAAGTTCGCGACCACCGCGTCGAACGCGCCGGTCGCGAACGGCAGCGCGGGCAGCGCGCCGACCCGTACCGCGGCGCCCGGTGCCGCCGACCGCGCAGCGGCGGCCATGCCGGAATCGGCGTCGACCGCCGTGACCACGGCGCCCCGGGCCAGCGCGAGCGCCGCGACGGTGCCGGTACCCGTGCCGACATCCAGCGTCCGGCTCCCGGCGGTGACCCCGGCGGCGTCGAGCAGGGCATCGGCCGGGTACGCGCACAGTGGTGCGAAGGTGCGGGCGAAGGTGTCGGCGCCGCCGCGCCACTGCGCCCGTTCGTAGCTGTCGAATGCCGTCATGCCGTTCCTCCCTGGTCCGCCGAACCGGCCCAGCCATGATCGGCGAACCCGCCGCGGCTCTCTTGGCCAGGGTCGATAATCGGCCGTGGCGGGCACGGTCCGACATCAGGCAGACCGTTCGGGAGGTGGCATGGGCGAGCCGGATCCGGTACGGCGGCTGCGCGAGGAGCTGGAGACGGTGGGCGAGCAGCGCCGCCAGCTGGCCGCGACGCTGGCGGACGACCGGCAGCCCGGGGACACCGCCGACCAGGCCGAGGGCATCGAGCGGGCCAACGAGCTGCGCCGGCTGGATGCGCGCATCGCGCAGTTGCAGGCGCTGCTGGACGGCGCGGACACCGGTACCGGGCTGCCGTTCGGTACCCGGGCGGTGCTGCGGTTCGCCGACGGCGACACCGAACGGGTCGAGATCGCCCCGGTGCCGGCGACCGGCGCCAGCGGCGCGGCGATCACCCGGGACAGCCCGCTGGCGCGGGCGCTGACCGGGCACGCCGTGGGCGACACCATCACCTGGCGTACCCCCGGCGGGGACGCGTCCGCCGAGCTGGTCGAGCTGCATCCGCCGACCGGCTGACGGCCGGCGAGATCCGCGGCGCCCGGCCCGGCGTGTTCCGGGTGGCTCGGCCGGGCGTGTTCCGGGTGGCTCGGCCGGGCCTGTTCGACCACGCCGGGTACGACCGGCTCGCGAGCGGCGAGTTCTACCGCGGTCGGCGCCGCCGGCCGACCGGCCGCGGCCCGGGTCAGACCGGGGTGGGGTGGAAGTCGCGGAGAGAGTCCCCGCCCGCCTCGACCACGCCGTAGCTCGACTCGGGTACCTCCCGCCAGGCGCCGGGCAGGTCGCCGAGCGGCTCGGACACGATCAGCCGGGTGCGCTCGGACACCCGGTGAAACATCGGGTTCTCCGGGTACAGCTCGCGCAGCGCCTCGATGCGCCGCGAGAAGAACAGCGACCGGGATGCGCCCGCGCTGGAGTACCGGAAGATCCAGACGCGCTCGCCGTTGGAGGTGGCGATCGTCATCTGCACCGGGTTCGCGATGCCGTGCTCGGCGGCGACCCGTTCGACGTGCCCGACCATCCGGGCGACGGCGGCGGGCGGGTCGTCGCGCAGCCCGTAGCTCAGCGCCAGGTAGAACATCATCTCGGAATCGGTGGAGCCCTCCAGGTGCGGAAACAGCTCGGGCTCGACCGCGAGCGCCAGGTCCCGCTTGATCCGGTGGAAGTCGTGGATCTCGCCGTTGTGCATCCACAGCCAGGTCCGATACCGGAACGGGTGGCAGTTGGTCTCCTGCACGGCGGTGCCGGTGGAGGCGCGGATGTGCGCGAAGAACAGCCCGCTCTCCAGGTGCTCGGCCAGCTCGCGCAGGTTCCGGTCACCCCAGGCCGGCCCGATGCCGCGGAACACGCCGGGCCGACGCGGACCGTCGTACCAGCCCATCCCGAAGCCATCGCCGTTGAGGGTGGTCACCCCCAGCTTGGCGTGCATGCTCTGGTCGATCAGCGAGTGGTCGACCTTGTACAGCAGTTCCTCGGGCCTGATCGGCGACCCGGTGTACACCAGCCATCGGCACATGCGTTCATCATCGATGCCGAAGGCCTGGGCCGGGCCGGAACGCCGCAGCCTCACCCGAACCCGGTTCCTGGACGGTTCGCCCGGCACCGGACGGGCGGTTCTGCCAGGGTTGAGCCCATGCGGGTACGGGTGTCCTGGACGCTGATCGTCCCGGTACTGGCGGTCGTCGTGCTGGCGCTGTCCTGGGGCCGCCACCTCGGCCCGGTACCGGTCGCCCTGGTCGGCGTGCTGCTCGCCGGCGCGGTACTCGCGGCCGTGCAGCACGCCGAGGTGGTGGCGCACCGGGTCGGCGAGCCGTTCGGCTCGCTGGTGCTCGCGGTCGCGGTCACCATCATCGAGGTGGCACTGATCGTGACGCTCAGCGTGTCCGGTGGCGCCGACTCGGACACCCTGGCCCGGGACACCGTCTTCGCCGCCGTCATGATCACCACGAACGGGATCGTCGGGCTGGCGCTGCTGATCGGATCGGTCCGGCGCGGGCTGGCGCAGTTCAACCCGGAGGGCAGCGGCGCCGCGCTCGCCACCGTCGCCGCGCTCGCCACGCTGAGCCTGGTGCTGCCGCGGTTCACCGGGAACTCGCCGGCCGGCGAGTTCTCCGGCCCGCAGCTGGCGTTCGCCGCGGTGGCCTCGCTGGCCCTGTACGTGGTGTTCGTGCTGACGCAGACCAGGCGGCACCGGGACTTCTTCCTGCCGGTGGAGATCGCGACGACCCGACCGGCCGACGAGCGGCACGCGCCGCGCCCGTCCAGCCGGCAGGCGCTGGCCAGCCTCGGTCAGCTGCTGCTCGCGCTGATCGGGGTGGTGGGGCTGGCCAAGGTGGAGTCACCGGCGATCGAGGCGGGGGTGCGCGCCGTCGGCTTCCCCGCCTCGTTCGTCGGCGTGGTGATCGCCCTGCTGGTACTGGCGCCCGAGACGCTGTCGGCGACCCGGTCGGCGCGGCGGGACCAGATCCAGATCAGCCTCAACCTGGGCTACGGCTCGGCGATGGCGTCGATCGGCCTGACCATCCCGACGATGGCGCTGGCGTCGATCTGGCTGCCGAACCGGCTGGTCCTGGGGCTGGGCCCGACGCACATCGTGCTGCTCGCGCTGACGGTCGTGGTCAGCGTGCTGACCGTGGTACCGGGCCGGGTCACCCGGCTGTCCGCCTGCGTGCACCTGGTCCTGCTGGCCGCCTTCGTCTTCCTCGCCATCCGTCCCTAGCCAGGCCGACGCGGGTCGGCGCACCGTCCGGTCAGATCGCGACGACCAGCTTGCCGGTCGTGTGCGCCCGGGCGAAGTCGCAACGGTGGCCGGGCGGTACCGGCCATGGCCCGCAGCGCTCGCGGTACGGACTGGCCGGAGATCTCGTCGCCGACCCGGTAGCCGTGCCCACCGGCGCCGAGCTGGTGCCACCGCCGACCCCCTGAGGACCGCGCACCGGCCGCGTCATCCGTTGCGCGCCGGCCTCTGACGTTCGCGCACCGGCCGCGCGTCACCCGTTGCCTGCCGGCCTGCGTTCCGCCCGGCGCCGGGCCGCCTCGTGCGCCTGCCGCAGCAGCCGGACGGCCAGCTCGCCGGTGCGCTCGCCGGGGTTGACGATCGACACCCAACCCTGGGTGCGATACAGCGGGTGCGGGAAGACGACGTCGGTGGCAGTGCGGTCCCGCGGGGTCGCCTCCGCCCGCGGGTTCTCGCCGGTGAGCTCGACGAACGCGGCCGTGCCGACGTGGATGTTCAGCCGCCAGCGGTCCGGCGCATCGAGGTCGCACTCGTCGTCGTCCGGATAGTTCTTGGTCACGATGGTGGCGTAGGGCTGCTCCCGCTGGGGCACCTGCCCGTCCGGGGCGTAGTAGAAGAAGTGGTCGCCCCAGGCGATCTCCGGAAACGGGCCGCCGGCGGCCGGCGCAAGCTCCAGTACTCCGTCGAAGGCGCGGATCGTGTCGAGAAGTCGGTCCATACTCATGGTTCGAGCATGTACTTGAAGTGCTTGTGGAGGGTTGGATGGCGGCGGCGATGACCACGGCCGCGGTCGCGGCCGCTTCCGGCTACTCCGTCCAGCAGGTACGGGACCTGGAACGGCTGGGCGTGATCCCGGCCGCCGCGCGATCGGGCAACGGGTACCGGCGGTTCGGCCCGGCACACGTGGACGCGCTGCGCGCCTACCGGGCCCTCGCGTACGCGGTGGGCCCGGTCGAGGCGCGGCAGGCGATGCGGGCGGTCCGGCACCGGCCGCCGGCGGAGGGTGCGGCGCTGATCTGCGGGTTCCACGCCCGGCTGAACGAGGAGCGGGCGCAGGCGCTCGCCGCCCGGCTGGCGCTGGAGTCGATCCGGGCCGAGGCAGGCACCGACGCCGAACCGGTCGACGGCGACTCGATGACCATCACCGAACTCTCGCAGGCCCTCGGGGTCCGGGCGTCCACCCTCCGGTTCTGGGAGAAGGCGGGCCTGGTGGCGCCGGATCGTGTCGGCACGCCCGCCGGGACCGCGCGGCGCTACCCGCTGGCGGCGATCAGGGAGGCGCGCATCGTCGCGGCCCTGCGCGCCGGTGGGTACCGCATCCCCGACGTGCTGGCCGCGATCACGGCGGCGCGCGATCTCAGCGAGGTGGGCGGCTCGCTTGCCGCGCTCGACGCCCGGCTGGCGGCCATCGCCGATCGGGCGCTCGCCCTGCTGCGGGCGGGTGAGCTGCTGGCGGAGATCATCTCGCCGTCGGGCGCCGGACCCGGGTCGCCGGTACGCGCAGATCGAGAACGGCCCTGAGCGGGCCCGGTCCGGGGCCCGGGCCCCGGACCGGGCGGCGGGTCACTCGCTGCCGGCGGCGGCGAACGTACCGGGCTGGTACGAGCCGCCGGGGTTGCGCACCATGACGTTCATCCGGGTGGCCGCGTTGATCATCGCGATCAGGCAGACGAGGGTGCCGAGCTGGTCGTCGTCGTAGTGCTCACGGGCGGCGGCCCAGGTCTCGTCGGAGACGCCGTGCCGCTCGTCGCCGAGCCGGGTGCCCTCCTCGGCCAGTGCCAGCGCGGCCCGCTCGGCCGCGGTGAACACGGTCGACTCGCGCCACGCGGCGACCAGGCTGATCCGTACCGGGGTCTCGCCGGCGGCCGCGGCCTCCTTGGTGTGCGCGTCCACGCACAGGCCGCAGCCGTTGATCTGGCCGACCCGCAGCTGCAGCAGCTCGCGCAACGTCTTCGGCAGGGTCGACCGTTCCAGCGCGAGGGCGGCGTTCGCGAAGCGCTTGAGCACCTGGGTCGGGGTCGGGCTGGCGAACAGGTCGATGCGGGGTTCCATGAAGCGTCCTCACTCGTCGAGGTGAGCCACCCGTCGGAGCGGCTCGGGACGACCATGGAGATGCCGGCGCCCGGGCCGGCGTGACCGCAGCGCGTTGTGACGTGCCGCACCGGGCCGGGACGTCACACCCCACCGGCCGGCGGCGTCTGGTGCACGGGGCGCCGACCCGAGGTACGGGCGCGGCGACGAGAGGGGCGGTCGATGAACGAGCCAGACGAGCGGGCCACCGGCGACGCGGGTCGGCCGGACGAGCGGGCCATCGGCGACGCGGGTCGGCCGGACCCGGCGACCGAGGCGTTCCTGGCCCATCGCAACCTGCTGTTCACCGTTGCCTACGAGATGCTCGGTTCGGCGACCGATGCCGAGGACGTGCTGCAGGAGACCTGGCTGCGCTGGATCGGCGTCGACCTCGCACCGATCCGGGACCAGCGCGCCTACCTCGTCCGCATCACCACCCGGCAGGCGCTGACCCGGCTGCGGACGCTGCGCCGGCGCCGGGAGTCCTACATCGGCCCGTGGCTGCCGGAGCCGTTGCTGACCACGCCGGACGTGGCCGAGGACGTCGAGCTGGCCGACAGCGTCTCGATGGCCATGCTGTTGGTACTGGAGACGCTCACGCCCACCGAGCGCGCGGTCTTCGTGCTGCGCGAGGTGTTCGACCTGTCGTACGACGAGATCGCCGCCGCGGTGGACCGCACGCCGGCGACGGTGCGCCAGATCGCCCACCGGGCCCGGGCCCACGTCGCGGCGCGCCGGCCGCGCGAGGTCGTCTCCGCCGCGCAGACCCGTGACGTACTGGAGGCCTTCCACCGCGCGGTGCAGACCGGTGACCTGCAGCGGCTGCTCGAACTGCTCGCGCCGGACGTGGTGCTGCTGACCGACGGCGGCGGCGTGGTCCGCGCGGCACTGGCGCCGATCGTGGGCGCCGAGCGGGTCGTTCCAGTACTCGGCAACATCACCGGTACCGCGTCGCTGCGGGCGGCGCTGGTCAACGGTCACCCGGCGCTGCTCGTCCGGTTCGCCGACGGGACCGGGGCGGCGGTGGCGGTACGGGTCGACGGCGGCCGGGTCACCGGGCTCTACGCGGTCCGCAACCCGGAGAAGCTGGCGCATCTGGACCGCGCCGCGCCGCTGCACCGTTGAGCCGGTTCCGGTTCCGGTCGGCGAACGTCCGGTTTCGGTGCGACTCTGGGACCGACCGATCGACCCGACGGGGGCCTGATGAGCGAGTACGAGGTCCGGACGCTGACACCGGACACCTGGGACGGGTTCGCCGCGCTGGTGGAGCGGCACAACGGCGTGTTCGGTGGCTGCTGGTGCACCTGGTTCCACACCATGCCGGCCGAGAAGGAACGCAGCTACGAGGCGAACCGGCTGCTCAAGAAGCGGCTGGTCGACCAGCGGCGGGCGCATGCGGCGCTGGTGTTCGACGGCGCCGAGGCGGTCGCGTGGTGCGAGTTCGGCAGCCCGGCCGAGTTGCCGAACATCCACCACCGCAAGCAGTACGAGGCGGAGCTGGACCTCACCCCCGACTACCGGATCACCTGCATCTTCGTGGACCGGCGGTACCGGCACCGGGGCCTGTCCGCGGTCGCGCTGGCCGGCGCGCTGGACCTGATCGCGGCGGTCGGCGGCGGCCTCGTCGAGGGGTACCCGCACGACAACGCCGGCCAGCGCAAGGCGGTGCTGTACAACGGGACCCGGGCGCTGTACGAGCGAGCCGGCTTCGATTACGTGCGCAGCAAGGGCATGGGCAACTGCGTCATGCGCCGCACCGTCGAGTGACCCGACATCCGGCTCCGGCGCGGGAAGTCGGACACCAGTCCGACCTGGCCGCGACCGCTCTCGCGGACCGGATCGCTCCTGGCCGCGACGGCTCTCGCGGACCGGGTCGCCCCTGCCGGCGTCGAACGTCGGGAAGCGGGTCGAGCTGCCGGGGTCAGAAGTCGCGGACCGGGTCGATCTGCGGCGGTTCGTCGTCGGGCAGCTCGTAGTCGACGTCCTGCGGTGGCATCGGCAGGTTCGTCGCGCCGAACGGTGAGGAGGGCCCGGCATCGTCGGCGAGCAGTTCGCTGACCGGGCGGCCGACCGCCGCGTGCCCGGCCCGGCCCGTCTCGCCGGCTTCGGCGAACGCCGGATCCACTCCGTACGGGGCCGGCCGGTCGTCCCGGTCGTCCCGGTCGTGCCGACGTTCCGGCCGACCCTTCTCCGACTGCGCCACTGCACTCACCTCCGCGCATGGAGCACTGCTACCTCCAGTCTCCCGCGCCCAGCCCATCCCGGGCCCACCTCGGCGAGGTTGATCATGGTGCGGTGCCCCGTGGTAGGCGCACATCTCCAGATTCCGACCATGATCAACCCGCCTCGGGCCTGGACCACCGGGTCCAGGGCCGGCCGGTCAGGTGGCCGGTCGGGGTTCGCGCAGCATCGGGTAGAGGGCGGGCGCGTCGGGCCCGGGGCGGATGTCCGGACCAGCCGGCCGGTAGCCGAGCCGCCGGTAGAGCCGGGCCGAGCCGGCCGACGAGGCGATCAGGAACGCCGCGCTACCGGCCCGGTCCAGCTGTCGATGCCGGTGGTCCAGCAACGCCGCGCCCAGTCCGGCCCGCTGCCGCTCGGGCGTGACGCCGACGAAGCCGAGGTAGGCGTAGCCGGGTCGGTCCGGGTACGCGTCGTGCATCGCACGGTCCAGCGCGGCGAACCGGCCGACGTGCCGGCCGCACGCGCTGGCCAGCAACGCGTCGTAGTCGCCCGGTACCAGGTCCGGCTCACCGCCGTCGGCGGCGTACCAGAGGGCCGCGGCGCTGCCGGCGTCGGTGACGTCCACGGTGGCCGCGCCGGCCAGGGCATGGCGCGCGATGATCGCCCAGTACCGCGGGTAGATCTCGCGGCGCTGCGCCAGATCGGGTACCAGCCAGTCGGCGAGGTCACCGAGCAGGAACGCGTCCGACAGCAGCCGGGTCAGGCGGTCGGCGTCGGCCCGACCGGCCGTCGCGATGGGCACGCTCACCCGTCACCGCCGAGCACCACCGCCTCGCTGGTGGCCGCCGGGCTCGGCTCGGGTACCGCCGCCGGACCGGCGGTCAGGTGCCGCCCACCCTGCCCGATCCGACCGTACGCGGTGCGGTTGGTCGCCCGCCGCAACAGCCCCCAGACGATCCCGAGCACCGCGACCGCGCCGATGCCGGCCGGCAGCGCCCTGGCCCAGAACGAGCCGTTCGGGATGCCGACCAGGGTGCCGAAGTTGATGGTGGTGACGGCCGCGATCACGGCGAGGCCGAGAAACCCGAGCACCGGGGCGATCCGGGCCTGCCAGAGGTTCTCCGCGCGCCGCTTGCGGGCGAAGTAGACCAGGGCGGCGATGCAGCACAGCGTCATCAGCAGCAGCACGCCGTACCCGGCGAACACGGTACCGCCGAAGAACAGCGCGGTCTCCGGGTCGGCGCCCTGCGAGACCATCACCACGATGATCCCGAGCACCAGCACGGACTGGGCGACGGCTCCGCCGGCCGGCGCGGCGGTGCGCGACCAGGTACGGCCGAACACGCCGGGCAGCACGCGGTCGCGGCCGAGTGCGAAGAAGTAGCGCGCGCCGGTGTTGGAGAAGCCGATCGCGGCGGCGAGCAGCGAGGTGCACAGCAGGATCTGCGCGATCCGCAGACTCCAGCTCGGCACGTACGGCGAGACCAGGTGGAACAGGTACTGGTCGGCGTACTTGCCGGCGCCGGCGACGACGTTGCCCGGTCCGGCGGCGACGGTCATCGCCCAGGCGGACAGCGCGTAGATGGCGGCGGTGAACGCGAGCGCGCCGTACACGGCGATCCAGGGCGCGCCCTTCTTCGCCTCCTCGCTGTAGTTGTAGGAGTCCTCGAAGCCGACCAGGCCGGTCAGCGCGATGACCATGCCGACCAGCGCGGTGCCGCCGCCGCCGAACAGTTCCAGCGGGTTGAGGGCGGCGAGCGACACCGAGCCGTGCGGGTGCGCGATCTCGATGACGTCGAACACCAGGATCGCCAGGATCTCGGCGACCAGCGCGACGGCGAGCATCCGGCCGGCCAGGTTGACCTTCAGCACGCCCAGCACGGTGATGACCACCAGCGCGGCGATCGCCATCCACCAGGGCGAGATGTTCGGGCCGAACAGTTCGGCGATCTGCCGGCCGCCGGCGACCCCGAACCCGCCGAGCAGCCCGGCCTCCATCGCCGCGTACGACACGACCGCGACCAGGCCGGCGGCGACGGCGGCGATGCGGCCGATGCCGGCGGCGATCGTGACGTACAGCGCGCCGGCGTTCGGGATCCGCCGGCCCAGCGCCACGTAACCGACGGCGAACCACCACAGGATCAGCGCCACCGCGAGGTACGCGATCGGGATGGAGGTCAGGCCGGTGACGGCCCAGCCGTTGGTCAGTCCGGCGCCGACCACGGTCAGCGGTGCGGCCAGCGCGACGACGTAGCCGCCGAGCGTGCCCCAGGACAGTCTGTTGCGGGCCAGGCGGTTGGTCACCGCGCTGGCCGGAAAGGCTTGCACAGCCACGGGAAGGACCCTTTCGTGAGGGGGTGACGCCCCCGGCGCGGCGTCGCGGGTGCACCGGGGCCGTGGGTCAGTGCCGTCGGGTCACGACGGCCTGCAGTTCGCTCGCGGCGTCCAGGACCGACTGCAGGTCGGGGGTGAGCCGCAGATCGGTGGGCATCGGGAAGTGGTCGGAGAACTCCCGACGGACCACGGCCATCAACCCGATCGCGTCGTAGAGCCCGAACAGCACCCGGTCCGCCTCGCCGACCGGCTCGCGGTCGCGCAGCTTGCGCGGCAACCGGGTCAGCGCGTTGACCGACGCGGTCGGCTCGACGTCGAGGAACACCTGCCGTCGACGCAGCCCGGACCGGCGCTGCTCCTCGACCACCAGCCGCGCCATCGCGAGCCGCTCGCCGACCATCCGGTACGCCCGGTCGGAGAGGTACTCGATGAACTCCACCACCGGCCGCCGCTGGTCCCGGGCGTCCTCGACGATCTCCGACAGCACCCGGTAGCACAGCGGGTCGCGCGGCGGCGCCTCCAGGTAGAGCCGGTGGTCGGGGGCGAGTACCGGGGTCCCGGTCTCGGCCGCCGGGAACGTGCGCAGCAGCCGCTGCCGCCCGTGTACCGGGTCGTCCCGCCAGGTCAGCATCAGCTCGGCGACCAGCGCCGCGGCGCAGCCGATGTCGACCAGCCGGTGGTTGATGCGGGTGGCTCCGGTGAACGCGTCGGTCGCGCCGCGAAACAGTTCGTCGGCGATCGGCCGGACCCTGGCCCCGCCGGTGCCGGGTGCCGGTCGGTGGGCAGCGGACGGCGGGTACGCCGGGTCGGTGTGTGGCGCCCGCGGCGGCGCGGCGTGGGTCGGCGGGACGGCGCGCGGCGGTGGCTCGGCGCGCGGTGGGACCGGGGCCGACCGGGTCGATGGGGCAGCGTCGGGGTGCAGCTGCTCGTACCAACCGGTGTGGTTCGTCCGCCGTGGGTCGGTCACCGGCGGCCTCGCGGGTGCGTCGCGGGTCGCGGACGTGGGTGCGGCATGGCTGGCTGCGTCCTATCCGCGGCGCGTCGGGCGGCGGGGTGAGAATCGGAACATATCGCTGCAGAAAGTGATGTACTGGTTGAACCTCACGCCGGCTCCACCTGGTAGGGACAAGGAAGACATATGTGCCAGCGCGGCACGCATGCAGTGAACACCACGCCGCCGGTTTTCACAAGGTAGCGGAATCGGTATCGCGTAACCGACCCGGCACCCCGATCATGACTGTTCGTGCTTGTCGCGGCGTGACTGGGGCCGCCACCCGTTGTGCAACATCCGAGTGACAAGTACCGCATCGCGCCGTTGCGGCCGCCTCCGCTGCCCCAGGTTCGGTCCGGCCACCTAATACACTCGGCCGAGCCAGACAGCCGGGCACGTTCCGCCGCGCTCCGGCACCATCGGAGCACAGCGCCAGGGGGGCACAATGCGTAATCGGTCGAGCCTCGACGCGGCGGCGGCCGAGAACGGCGAGTCGGTCGGCGCGGCGTGGGCCCGGCGCAAGGTCGGCAACCTGCTGCGAGAGTTGCGCGAGCAGGCCGGCGTCACCCAGGAGGACGCCGCCGAGTTCATCGAGCGCCACGTGACCACCCTGTACAAGATCGAGAACGGGCTGCCCGGGGTGAAGTTACGGCCCAAGGGCGACATCGACGGCCTGGTCGAGCTGTACGGGGCGGACGAGGCGACGCACCGCCGGCTCACCGAGCTGCTCGCACTGACCCGGCTGAAGGGCCCGTTCACCCGCTACCGCGACGTCGTGTCGCCGGAGTTCGACCTGTACCTGGGGTTGGAGGGCTCCGCGACCGAGCTGGTCAGCTACGAGCCGGACCTGGTGCCGGGTCTGCTGCAGACCGAGGCGTACGCGTCGGCCATCACCAGCCTGCCCGGTGGCGACGGCCGCAGCCGGCCGCCGACCGAGGTGGCGAAGCGGGTACGGCTCCGGCGCAGCCGGCAAAGCGTGCTGACCCGCGCGACCGACCCGTTGCGGTTGGACGTGGTGCTCTCGGAGACCGTGCTGCGGCGGCCGGTCGGCGGCCCGCAGGTGCTCGCCGACCAGCTCACCCACATCGTCGCGATGACCGAGCTGCCGACCGTGTCGGTGCGCGTGGTCCGGTTCGCCGCCGGCCTGCACCTGGGCTACACGACCGGCCAGTTCATCGTGTTGCGCTTCCCCGAGGATCAGCCCATCGCCTACTGCGACGGGTTCCTCGGGGACAACTACTTCAACAAACCGCAGGAGGTGGCGCGTTACGACGAGGCATTCGCCGACATCAGCAAGCACGCCCTGAACGCCGCGGACAGCCGCGAGTTCATCGGGCAGATCACGAAGGAGACGACCACGTGAGTGGCCTTTCCGGCGCGGTGTGGCGCAAGTCCAGCCGCAGCAGCGCCAGCAACCAGTGCGTCGAAGTGGCGACGAACCTGCCCGGGATCGTCGGGGTACGCGACTCGAAGGACCCGGCCGGTGTCGCCCTCGCGGTGGCCCCGACCGCGTTCGACGCGTTCGTACGCTTCGCCGCGGGGTGTGCCACCGCGCGATGACCCGGGTACGGCTTCCTGCCCGAAGCCGGCACCCGAGCCATCGCAGTGGTAGGACACCGCGAGACATGATGCCGCATGCGGGCACGTACCGCTAGGCCGCATCACTGTCAGTAATCGGCCCGCGGATCCGTGTCGGATCCGCGGGCCGCACGCGCCGGTCGCCCGCACGCCGCGGTGCGGCCGGCCGGAAAATCTCCGCGAGATCGAACCTCGCCCGGCTTCTTGGCCCTCATAGGCAGTGTCAAGGGAGGTACGGGTGGAGAAACTCGACGGGTTCACGGAGTTCGTGGCCGTCCGGTTACCGGCGCTGACCAGGTTCGGGTTCGCGCTGACCGGCGATCACCAGC
This genomic interval carries:
- a CDS encoding helix-turn-helix domain-containing protein; the protein is MRNRSSLDAAAAENGESVGAAWARRKVGNLLRELREQAGVTQEDAAEFIERHVTTLYKIENGLPGVKLRPKGDIDGLVELYGADEATHRRLTELLALTRLKGPFTRYRDVVSPEFDLYLGLEGSATELVSYEPDLVPGLLQTEAYASAITSLPGGDGRSRPPTEVAKRVRLRRSRQSVLTRATDPLRLDVVLSETVLRRPVGGPQVLADQLTHIVAMTELPTVSVRVVRFAAGLHLGYTTGQFIVLRFPEDQPIAYCDGFLGDNYFNKPQEVARYDEAFADISKHALNAADSREFIGQITKETTT
- a CDS encoding DUF397 domain-containing protein; its protein translation is MSGLSGAVWRKSSRSSASNQCVEVATNLPGIVGVRDSKDPAGVALAVAPTAFDAFVRFAAGCATAR